Proteins from a genomic interval of Anabrus simplex isolate iqAnaSimp1 chromosome 13, ASM4041472v1, whole genome shotgun sequence:
- the SmD2 gene encoding probable small nuclear ribonucleoprotein Sm D2 — protein MSSLLNKPKSEMTPEELAKREDEEFSTGPLSVLTQSVKNNTQVLINCRNNKKLLGRVKAFDRHCNMVLENVKEMWTELPRTGKGKKKAKPVNKDRFISKMFLRGDSVILVLRNPLATAAGK, from the exons GTCACTACTAAACAAACCTAAGTCAGAAATGACCCCAGAGGAGTTGGCTAAGCGAGAAGATGAAGAATTCAGTACAGGTCCTCTGTCAGTACTGACACAGTCCGTCAAAAATAATACACAG GTTCTGATAAATTgtcgaaataacaagaaactccTGGGCCGAGTAAAAGCATTTGACAGGCACTGTAACATGGTACTTGAGAATGTGAAAGAGATGTGGACCGAGTTGCCTCGAACTGGCAAGGGCAAAAAGAAG GCAAAACCCGTGAATAAGGACCGCTTCATCTCCAAAATGTTCCTGCGTGGAGATTCGGTGATCCTCGTTTTGCGTAACCCTCTGGCAACTGCAGCTGGAAAATAA